One Panicum virgatum strain AP13 chromosome 3N, P.virgatum_v5, whole genome shotgun sequence DNA segment encodes these proteins:
- the LOC120667771 gene encoding uncharacterized mitochondrial protein AtMg00810-like → MKDLGQLHHFLGVSVTHSSAGLFLSQRQYILDILEHAGMQDCKLCSTPVDTCAKLSYDGPPVDDPSQYRSLVGALPWLTFTRPDIAFAVQQAVKRILRYLSGTLDHGLRLCPTSPASL, encoded by the exons atgaaggatttGGGCCAGCTTCATCACTTCCTGGGCGTGTCCGTTACTCACAGCTCAGCTGGTCTGTTCCTATCTCAGCGTCAGTACATCCTTGACATCTTGGAACATGCTGGGATGCAGGACTGCAAGCTGTGTTCGACTCCAGTGGACACATGTGCCAAGCTCTCCTATGACGGCCCTCCTGTGGATGACCCCAGTCAGTACCGTAGCCTTGTTGGCGCTCTTCCGTGGCTTACCTTCACTCGACCGGACATTGCCTTCGCCGTTCAGCAG GCTGTCAAGCGCATCCTTCGCTACCTCAGCGGCACCTTAGATCATGGTCTTCGACTTTGTCCCACCTCGCCGGCTTCTCTCTGA
- the LOC120665822 gene encoding CASP-like protein 4B4 has protein sequence MADVEKGGPVPAAAPAEGADAAAGGRSAGVVGAALRRWRAQDVLERSGSALRAGAWALSLLAFLVMACNEHGDWKQFDRYEEYRYIVAVGLLAFIYTTLQLLRHGVRLTGGQDLQPKTGLLVDFAGDQVTAYLMMSALSAAIPITNRMREGTDNVFTGSSAASISMAFFAFVCLALSALISGFKLAKQTYI, from the exons atggccgacgTCGAGAAGGGGGGGCCCGTACCCGCCGCGGCCCCGGCCGAGGGCGCggacgccgcggccggcgggaggAGCGCCGGCGTGGTGGGCGCCgcgctgcggcggtggcgggcgcaGGACGTCCTGGAGCGGTCGGGGTCAGCGCTGCGCGCCGGGGCGTGGGCGCTCTCCCTGCTGGCGTTCCTCGTCATGGCCTGCAACGAGCACGGCGACTGGAAGCAGTTCGACCGCTACGAGGAGTACAG GTACATCGTCGCCGTCGGGCTACTGGCCTTCATCTACACGACGCTGCAGCTGCTCCGCCACGGCGTGCGCCTCACCGGCGGCCAGGACCTGCAGCCCAAGACCGGCCTCCTCGTCGACTTCGCCGGGGACCAG GTTACGGCCTACCTGATGATGTCGGCGCTGTCGGCCGCCATCCCGATCACCAACCGCATGCGCGAGGGCACGGACAACGTGTTCACCGGCTCGTCGGCGGCGTCCATCAGCATGGCCTTCTTCGCCTTCGTCTGCCTCGCGCTCTCCGCCCTCATCTCCGGCTTCAAGCTCGCCAAGCAGACATATATCTGA